In Nocardioides sp. W7, the genomic stretch TCGACGACCTCGAGCAGGGCCTGGAGGTCGTCGACGCCTACGCCGCCGAGCACCTCGAGATCCACACCGAGGACGCCGCGGCCTGGGCCGCCCGGGTGCGCAACGCCGGCGCGATCTTCGTCGGTCCGCACGCGCCGGTGTCGCTGGGCGACTACTGCGCCGGGTCCAACCACGTGCTGCCCACCGGCGGCTGCGCCTGCCACAGCAGCGGGCTGTCGGTGCGCGCGTTCACCAAGTCGGTGCACGTCGTCGAGTACTCCCGCGAGGGCCTCGACGAGGTCGCCGGCCACGTCGTGACGCTCGCCGAGGCCGAGGACCTGCCCGGCCACGGCGCGGCGGTCAAGGTGAGGTTCGCGTGACCGCGGGCGATCTTGCGAGCGCGCCATCGGTATGGCCCCCGCTGCGGGAGGAGCTGCGCGGCCTCGTGCCGTACGGCGCCCCCCAGCTGGACGTGCCCGTCCAGCTCAACGTCAACGAGAACCCGTACGGCCCCTCCGTGGCGTGCATCGCCGACATCGCGACCGCCGTCGCGCAGGCGGCGAGCACCCTGAACCGCTACCCGGACCGCGAGTTCGTCGAGCTCCGCGGCGCCTTGGCGTCGTACCTCTCCCGCGACACCCCGCACGGCATCGTGCCGGAGCAGGTGTGGGCGGCGAACGGCTCCAACGAGGTGATGCTGCAGCTGCTGCAGGCCTTCGGCGGGCCGGGACGCAGCGCGATGAGCTTCGCGCCGACGTACTCGATGTATCCCGAGTACGCCCGCGACTCGAGCACCGAGTGGGTGCAGGGCCGCCGCGAGGACGACTTCTCCATCGATCTCGACGCGGCGGCCGCGCTGGTGCGGGAGCAGCAGCCCTCCGTGGTGCTGCTGCCGAGCCCCAACAACCCGACCGGTACGGCGCTGCCCCCGGAGGCGGTCGGTGCGCTGTGCGAGGCCGCGGGCGACGGGCTGGTCGTGGTCGACGAGGCGTACGGCGAGTTCCGCCGCACCGGCGTGCCGAGCGCGCTGGAGCTGCTGCCGACGTACCGCAACCTCGTGGTCACCCGGACGATGAGCAAGGCCTTCGCGGCCGCCGGCCTGCGGCTGGGCTACCTGGCCGCCGACCCCGCCATCTGCGACGCGATCCGGGTGGTCCGGCTGCCCTACCACCTCTCCGCGGTCACCCAGGCGACCGCGCTGGCGGCGCTGCGGCACGCCCCCGAGCTGCTCGGGAAGGTCGACGAGCTGCGCGCCGAGCGCGACGACACC encodes the following:
- a CDS encoding histidinol-phosphate transaminase, with the protein product MTAGDLASAPSVWPPLREELRGLVPYGAPQLDVPVQLNVNENPYGPSVACIADIATAVAQAASTLNRYPDREFVELRGALASYLSRDTPHGIVPEQVWAANGSNEVMLQLLQAFGGPGRSAMSFAPTYSMYPEYARDSSTEWVQGRREDDFSIDLDAAAALVREQQPSVVLLPSPNNPTGTALPPEAVGALCEAAGDGLVVVDEAYGEFRRTGVPSALELLPTYRNLVVTRTMSKAFAAAGLRLGYLAADPAICDAIRVVRLPYHLSAVTQATALAALRHAPELLGKVDELRAERDDTVAWLREQGHRVADSDANFALFGTFPDRHAVWQGLLDRGVLIREVGPEGWLRVSIGTADEMKTFKQALTEVTEALPMEAGA